The proteins below are encoded in one region of Silene latifolia isolate original U9 population chromosome 2, ASM4854445v1, whole genome shotgun sequence:
- the LOC141629853 gene encoding small ribosomal subunit protein eS24z-like — MYDVRDPNSIFVFKFRTHYGGGKSTGFGLIYDSVKSAKKFEPKYRLVRNGLDTKIEKSRKQLKERKNRAKKIRGVKKIKANEAKKK; from the exons ATGTATGACGTCAGAGATCCAAACTCAATCTTTGTCTTTAAGTTCCGTACTCATTATGGAGGAGGCAAATCCACTGGATTTGGTCTGATTTACGATTCTGTTAAGAGTGCCAAGAAGTTTGAGCCCAAATACAGACTTGTCAGG AATGGATTGGACACCAAGATCGAGAAGTCAAGGAAACAGCTTAAAGAAAGGAAGAACAGAGCTAAGAAGATCCGTGGTGTTAAAAAG ATCAAGGCGAATGAGGCTAAGAAGAAGTAA